From a single Candidatus Dependentiae bacterium genomic region:
- a CDS encoding AAA family ATPase, giving the protein MQIKSIFYLTFFIQILFLNTHANAAIWENFGSQNPNAETVWDLNEKDIPTEPELLEINSKNLESIFDITEKNIKELNIKIDQWNKYIPSIENRINQLKKEKKTNNLKIAENRIQNYKQKIQDLKQEIANQQNLRTAALNKIVDNKALDEKTKIESDEKAKEREAQIQKTVQGIQTFINESLKKENLTKVAAFTVGTAAGTMASYYAGKLTYNYLETLIDKPTLVRESSRINLKSKIKAFWLEKILGRKADAAKIEEVILPADLKAELSDLALDTKNTVLNKLNFRNALFYGLPGTGKTMFAKLLAKFCKTDYAIFSGADFAQFEPGDDINELHKFFDWAQNSPNGLIVFIDEADSFLKNRKNLDNSAINLVNAFLSRTGESSDKIMFIFATNHPEELDPAVLSRIHRKINFPLPGAQERRQIIELYLEKYILKDKKIIKINGKNTERNLKILPEIDPIFINNLAQKTVGLSGRDLAQAVQEMQISAYNRGNGILSKEIAEKAIAQKIKEFQQEKNYIKTK; this is encoded by the coding sequence ATGCAAATTAAGAGTATTTTTTATTTAACTTTTTTTATTCAAATACTGTTTTTAAATACACATGCAAACGCTGCTATTTGGGAAAATTTTGGCTCACAAAATCCAAATGCTGAAACAGTTTGGGATTTAAACGAAAAAGACATTCCAACAGAACCTGAGCTATTGGAAATTAACAGCAAAAATTTAGAAAGCATATTTGATATAACTGAAAAAAATATAAAAGAATTAAATATAAAAATAGATCAATGGAACAAATATATACCATCAATAGAAAATCGTATAAATCAGTTAAAAAAAGAAAAAAAAACAAACAACTTAAAAATAGCTGAAAATAGAATACAAAATTACAAACAAAAAATTCAAGATCTAAAACAAGAAATAGCCAATCAACAAAATCTAAGAACTGCAGCTTTGAACAAAATAGTAGACAACAAAGCATTGGATGAAAAAACAAAGATAGAATCAGACGAAAAAGCAAAAGAACGTGAAGCTCAAATTCAAAAAACAGTTCAAGGCATTCAAACATTTATTAATGAAAGTTTGAAAAAAGAAAATTTAACAAAAGTTGCAGCTTTTACTGTTGGCACTGCGGCCGGAACCATGGCTTCATACTATGCCGGAAAATTAACATATAACTATTTAGAAACTTTAATTGATAAGCCAACTTTAGTAAGAGAATCCAGTAGAATAAATTTAAAAAGCAAAATTAAAGCTTTTTGGCTTGAAAAAATATTAGGTAGAAAAGCTGACGCTGCAAAAATCGAAGAAGTAATTTTACCGGCAGATTTAAAAGCAGAATTAAGCGATTTGGCTTTAGATACAAAAAATACGGTATTAAACAAATTAAATTTTAGAAATGCTTTATTTTACGGTTTGCCCGGTACAGGTAAGACCATGTTTGCAAAATTATTGGCAAAATTTTGCAAAACAGATTATGCAATTTTTTCCGGAGCAGATTTTGCCCAATTCGAACCGGGCGATGATATCAATGAATTACACAAATTTTTTGATTGGGCACAAAATAGCCCAAACGGCTTAATTGTATTTATAGACGAAGCAGATTCTTTTTTAAAAAACAGAAAAAATTTAGACAATAGTGCTATTAATTTGGTCAATGCATTTTTATCTCGCACCGGTGAATCATCAGATAAAATTATGTTTATATTTGCAACAAATCATCCTGAAGAACTTGATCCTGCAGTTTTAAGTAGAATTCATAGAAAAATAAATTTTCCACTTCCCGGTGCTCAAGAGAGAAGACAAATCATAGAACTTTATTTAGAAAAATATATTTTAAAAGATAAAAAAATTATAAAAATTAATGGTAAAAATACTGAACGAAATTTAAAAATCTTACCTGAGATAGACCCAATATTTATAAATAATTTAGCTCAAAAAACAGTCGGTCTTTCCGGTAGAGATTTGGCTCAAGCAGTACAAGAAATGCAAATTAGCGCATACAATAGAGGCAATGGAATTTTAAGCAAAGAAATTGCAGAAAAAGCCATTGCCCAAAAAATTAAAGAATTTCAACAAGAAAAAAATTATATAAAAACAAAATAA